The DNA window CTTTATCGTTGGAGTCAAAATGCACCGTGATCTCAAAATTTTCGCCCGGCAGTCCACGGTATTCACGGCCATATCTTCCTAGGTCGATGACCTGATTGAGGTCGTCACCGCCGTGCTGGGTGCTGCGGTAATATTCGCCGAGCAGCAATTCGTCTTTTTGGTTATAAAAACGCAGTTTGCCGAAGGAATTGATTTTGGCGGTGATTTTGCCGTTTGTGATAGCTGCAACATCGCCGCTAATTTCAATCACAGCTTCTTTTTTCGCCGGAATCGACAGCGCCCAATCGTTGTCCGCGAAAGCCGTGTTTTGAGTGGCAAGGACGCGGACGCCGTCGCCCCATGCCATCAGCTGCACAAGCTCCTTGCGCCGTCTGAAGTGCAAAACCTCGTTTTCGATTGAAAAATACTCCATATCATTACCTCCCGTCCGGAATTTGTTAAATTTCAACCCCATTATAGCGCCGGGATTGCAATAAAAAAATAAACAGATATAATAAAAGATATAGAAAATGAAACCGGAGGGACGACGGTGATTTTTAAACTCAACCTCGAAAAAGATTTTACGGTAAATCTGATCGGGCACTCGATCTGCGCGCAGGGTTGGTGCATTCCCGACCGGTTTATTCCCGATATCGAGATGATCGCGGTGCGCAGCGGCATGATGCGCTGCAGAGTCGGCGAAAATATATTCGATGTGCATGAGAGCGAAGTCATCTTGGTGCCGCCCGGCGAGGTATTTTGCCAGTCCGCCCCTGACGGCCCCTGCCGTGCTTATTACACGCATTATTCGGTGTTTACCGAGCAGCTTGAACAAGCCGATATCCCTTCGGCGGTCACGGAGATAAATGAGCCGAAATCCGGAAAGACGTCCTATTTTTTCGAACTCAAACAACCGTCCTCCGCTGAGATGGCGGTTTGTCTTCCACCGGTGATCAGGACGGGAAAATTCCGGGATGAGGTCTGGACATTATTCGAGCGCGCGTTACTTGAGCGCAATCGACCCGCCGCTAGGTATCAAATCATGATCTCGTTTTACATCCGGCAGATTTTGATTTTATTATATCGCGCCTGCCTGAACGAGGCTCCCGAAGCGGCAAAGGGTGAAAAGGAACAAAAAAAAGTGGTGCAGGAAGCCCTGCACCATATCAAAAACCACTATTCCGAAGAAATCGATATCCAGCAGCTAAGCAGGCGGCTGTTTGTTTCGTATCAATATTTGACGCGCCAGTTTAAGCTGAGTACGGGCGTTTCCCCGGTCAAGTATCTCAATCGACTGCGGATTGATGAGGCCAAAAAGCGCATCCGCACCACCGGTCGGACATTAGAGCAGATTGCACGCGAAGTCGGCTTTGAAAACGGGTACTATTTTAGCCGGGTCTTTCGGCAATACGAGGGAATTTCACCTTCAAAATATCGCAGTTGGCTCAACAGTAAAAACAATGAATAAAAATTATTTGATTTTTATGGAATCGCGAATATGTTATACTGATTAACGAATGGAGTGGATGATGATGATCACAAAAATCGCACCCTACGAACCGTTTGAACAAGGCGCGCCCAGATTGAACATGCCGGGCGTTTACGGGGCATCCCCCGGAAAACCCGTGCTTTTTAAAATTCCCGCCGTGGGCAAAACGCCTTTGCGTTTTTCCTGCACGCCTAAATTGCCGGACGGGTTGACGCTTGATACGGACATCGGAATTCTTTCCGGAATCGTGGAAATCGCCGGGGAATATCCGATCAAAATCATTGTTGAGAATGCTCTCGGGCGAACCGAAAAACCGCTTTTACTGCGAATTTGCAAAGACGGCGTCTGCCGTACCCCGCTGCTCGGATGGACGAGTTGGAACGCGTTTCGCAATCGTATTACGCAAAATGATATCGCACAGACCGCTAAGCTGCTCGACGAGACGGGTCTTTCGGCTTATGGCTATCAATATGTCAACATCGACTCGGGCTGGCAGGGCGAATACGGCGGAAAACACAACGCCATCCAACCAAACGCCAAATTTCCTGGCATGAAAGCGCTGGCTGATGAAGTCCACGCAAGCGGACTCAAACTCGGCATCTATTCCACACCAATGCAGCGGGCTTGGGGCGGCGGCGAATACCCCGGCTGCACGCGCGGAAAACTCGACAAGACCAATATGGATGCCTATTACGGCATCGGCTGTGATCACTTTGAAAAAAACAACGTCGAGCAGTGGGCCGAGTGGGGAATCGATTATCTCAAATACGACTGGACGCCCTGCGATATCAAAAACGCAGATTTAATGAAACAGTGTTTGCTAAATAGTGCGCGGGATTTTGCTTATTGCATCACGGTCAAAGCGGGCATTGAAGACGCATCCTACTGGAGTGAAAATTGCAGTTCATGGCGTGACAACACCGACACCGACGACCGGTGGGAGAGCATTATCGCTCGCTTTTCGAATGATTTTTGGGCTGAACATTGTAATCCGGGGCACTTTTACGATCTCGATATGTTGGATACCGGCGTTATCGACGGGCATAAGAACCGACTGACGCCGGACGAGCAATTGATCTCGTTTTCAATTCGGGCAATTTTCCCGTCCCCGATTCAACTAAGCTGCGACCTGTCCAAACTGACCGAATTTGATTTGGCGATGCTGTGCAACGATGAAATTTTGGCGATTAATCAAGATATTCTCGGACTCGGCGCGGTCTGCATCTTTGAACAGCGAACCCGTACCATGGACAGAAGCGAAAAAGAGAACCTGAAGATCTATATAAAACCATTATCAGACGGCACATCGGCGATTGGGTTTTTTAACCTCGGCGAAACGGAAGCCATAATGCCGCTTCCGGTTGAAAAAGGTGCGGTGATTCGTGACCTCTGGGCCAAGGAGGATATTATAGTTCGAGAACCGACATTAATTTTACAGCCGCATACCTGCAGAATGCTGAAAGCCGTAAACATAATCCGCTGAGGATGCTGATATAGTGAAGCCGCTTACCATTTATTCTTACCTTGGTTTTCTAGTAGCTTCACAATGGATACAATAATAAAGGGCCGATTGCAAATGAACTGCAGCGGCCTTTTTGGTTGTTGCTGACATTTATAAACACTGTGCGGTTACTGTTTTTTTTACGCCCGAACCATTCCGTAAAAGTGCAAAATGTTCATATCCTCAATCATCTTGCTGCCGTGAGAACCGCGATTTCCCGCGGTTTCGTGCTGCCCGTGGTCGGGCGCATAGCACAGAAGGGTGTTATGGTCAGTATAGTGTTGTTTGATGGTTTTCACGATTTCGTCAAAGCACTCCGCTTCAATGGAAATGGCGTTTAGCGCCTGTTTGGACTCCGGGCCGAACGCGTGCGCGGCGCTGTCGTATTCAAACGTATGGATGCTGATGAGGTCATATTTGTTTTCGGTAATCAAACGTTGGGAGGTTTCTTTGATTCGGATTGCGTTGGGCTCTTCAAAGTAATCCAGTTCACGCCCGGCGAAAATGTGCAAAAACGAGGAATCCGTGCCGGCGACAATGGCGATTTTCTTCCCTTGTGCCAGCAGCACATCATACAGAGTTTCGCATTCCAGCTTCGGTCTGACATAGGTGAGAATGCCGTGCACCTCAGGCTCCACGCCGGTATACATGGACGCGTGGGCGACCGGGGTGACCGATTCCACGGTACTGCACATGGGCAGCGCCATTTGCGTATGCGCATACACAGGTGCAAACAGCGAAATTTCTTTTTGCCACACATACATGGGCACAGCATCGGCATGGTATATCACCGCGCGGTCGGCAAAAAAGGACAGACGGTCGGTCAAAATATCCATCGCCCATTGAATCGGCTGTTCAAATTGTTTCGGCAGTTGGAAGCCCATGCAGTAAGCGAGGTTGCCCGCAAAATGCTGAAGCGGCAAAGCATTATAATGATCCATATTGAAAAGCACCTTTCGTTTTTATCGACTTTTGAGCGGCGTTATATATTATATTGTGAAGCCCCTCTTATCGCTTATCTCCGCCTTGATTTTTAAGCGGCTTCACAATATTAAACCAAAAAAGGCCGTTGCAAACGGCAACAGCCCTTGTTGTAACTCACCTATTACTGTTTTCTAAAGCAATCGCTGCAGTAGACGGGACGGTCGCTGCGCGGTTCAAAAGGAACCTTGCAGGATTTTCCGCATTCCGCGCAAACTGCATCGTACATTTTACGCGGACCTGCGCCGTTGCCGCCGCCGGTGCTGGCTTTACGGGCACTGCGGCAGGCTTTGCAGCGCTGCGGCTCGTTTGTGAAGCCCTTTTCCGCGTGAAATTCCTGCTCGCTGGCAGTGAAAGTGAATTGTTGACCGCAGTCTTTGCAGGTCAGGATTTTGTCTTTGTACATGAAATACCTCTTTAATTATTTGCAAATCTTTTGATTCGCTACCTTATCATACAGTATGATTAACTAAAATGCAACTAATATTTTTAAAATAACGAAAATAATCCGAGAAAATGCTGATTAAAATAAAAATTATGCCGAAAACAGCCGTAATTTTAAGTTAATTTCTTATGACTCTCTCTTTTTTTCCGCAATATGCTTACCGCAACCGCGGCAAGCGTCACACAAGCGCAGCCTGCCAAAAATCCGATCCGGAGCGAATGCTGTTTTTTGAGCCGATGGGAGAGATCGTCGTAACCGCTGCCGATGTTGATGTCCGAGACCTCAGGCCTGCGAACCGTTAATTTCGCGGTTCTTGCGTATTGCTGGTATTGCTTACGGCAGGCGGAGCAGACGCGCAGGTGTTCCCGGACGGCTTCACGGGTTGAGACGCTGAGTGTATTATCCCGATACAGAGTGATCATATCCAAAACGGCGTCACAGTTCAAGTTCATTTTTCAATTCCTCCGTCAGCATTTTTTTGGCGCGAAAATAAATGACCTTTGCTGAGTTTTCGCTGATTCCGAGTGCCTCCGCGACTTCGGTAAAGGGAAGCTCGGCATAGATGCGCAAGATTACGACATCGCGGTATTTATCGGGCAATTTGTGCACCAGCCGTTTGACCGAATCACAGACCGCCCTGCGTATCAATGAATCCTCCGGATTGTCGAGATTCGTCCGGCAGAAAGCATCGGTAACCAGATCGGTGTTGATGGCATCAAGGCCCTGATTATGTTTGCGCAAGTATTTATAATAGGTGTGTTTTGCGATTGCGGCGAGCCAGGTAAACAGCTCGCTCTTTCCTTTGAAGCGGTGAAAAGCCGAAAAGGCCTGAAAAAAAGTCTCCTGTGTCAGTTCTTCGGATAAAAGCGCGTCGCCGCAGAGCGCGAACAGGAATGCATGAACGCGGGAGGCGTTTTCACGGTAGATTTTTTCAAATGGGTCCAATTCGCACCTCTTTTCCTCTTTGATAAATGCTTAATATAGTTAGTACCCGTTTACGGGTAAAAGTTACAAAATATTTTTTTAAAACTGATTAAAATATTGTAACTTTCTCCCGTTTGATCGGACTAACTCTCTGTGGCTGAATCCACGGGAGGAACATGAATGAGTTTTAAAATCGTCGGCACGGGCATGTGCGTGCCGGAACGCATCGTCACAAACGACGAGCTTTCACAGTTGGTCGACACCAATGACGAGTGGATTTCACAGCGGGTGGGTGTTCGTCAAAGACATATCTGCACTTCGGAGACAACAACGGATTTAGCGTTCACAGCCGCCAAACGCGCGCTCGACGACTGCGGCATGAAAGCCGAGGAACTGGACCTGATCTTAGCTGCCACAGTCAGCGGAGATACTGTGACGCCGTCTCTTTCCTGCGTGATTCAAAAAAGGCTCGGGGTACATTGCATGGCGATGGACATCAGCGCGGCATGTTCGGCGTTTGTGTTTTTGCTCGAAACGGCGGCCTGCTTTTTCGCCCGCGGCACATCGCACAGCGAGTATCAAAATATTCTCGTCGTGGGTGCGGAACGCCTGAGCCGGATCACGGACTGGGAAGATCGCTCGTCCTGTGTGATCTTCGGTGACGGGGCGGGGGCTGCGGTGCTCTCCCGCGGCGAAAATTATCTCGACGCCGTATTCACGGTAACAGGAGACGAAAATGCGCTGCGGGTTCCGAATTACGCCGGGAAGAGCCCGTTTTCGATGCTCGCGCCCGAATCGCCCTATATCCATATGAGCGGGCAGGAGGTCTACAAGTATGCAGTTCTGTCGATGGCGCAGGATATCGGCACGCTGTTAACCCGAAACGGCCTCTCGGCAGATGCCTTAAAATTCATTATACCACACCAGGCCAACCGGCGCATCATCGAAGCGGCGGCAGAGCGCTCGGGCATACCGATCAATAAGTTTGTGATCAACATCGACCGTTACGGCAACACCTCATCGGCCAGCATTCCGATTGCGCTGGACGAACTCAACAAAGAGGGTAAACTGGAAAAAGGCGATCTGCTGCTGCTGACGGCATTCGGCGGAGGTCTTGCAAGCGCATCCTGCCTGTTAAAATGGTAACATTCGAAATATAAAAAATAAAGGAGAAATTGACATGGTAACCGAAAAAATCAAATCACTGTTAGTCGAAAAGCTTGAGTACGACGCCTCTAAAATCACGAACGAGACCATTATGACCGATCTCGGCATCGATTCGCTTGACATCACAGAGTTGGTCATGGATCTCGAAAACGAATATAAAATCGAGATCGAACTGGCTGAAGACATTAAAACGGTAGCCGATCTGGCAAACGTCATTGAAGAAAAGATAAAGGGTTAAATTATGATCAAATCAATTATTTGCGAACGGTTAGGCATCCGTTATCCGGTGTTTCAGGGCGGTATGGCCTGGATCGCCGACGGGAAACTGGCCGCCGCCGTCTCGAATGCGGGCGGACTCGGTCTGATTTCGGCGATGAACGCGGGGCCCGATTATCTGCGTGAGCAAATTTCGGTCGCCCGTTCGCTGACCGATCAGCCGTTCGGCGTCAACATCATGCTGCAAAGTCCGTTTGCCGAACAGGTTGCCGATGTGGTCGCCGAAGAGAAAGTCAAAGTCGTAACCACCGGAGCGGGTATGCCGACCGATTTTATGGCGCGCTGGAAGGCCGCAGGCGTTGTAATTATCCCGGTGATCGCCTCGGTGGCGATGGCGCAGAAGATGGAAAAACTGGGCGCTGACTCCGTCATCGCTGAAGGTGAGGAATCCGGCGGGCATATCGGCGAACTGACGACGATGGCTATGGTACCGCAGGTGTGCGATGCGGTGAAAATCCCCGTGATCGCAGCGGGCGGCATCGGCGACGGCAGAGGCATGGCGGCGGCATTGATGCTCGGGGCGTGCGCAGTCCAGATGGGCACGCGGTTTTTGGTCGCCAAGGAGTGCGGCGTACATCAAAATTATAAGGATATGGTGCTCAAAGCGACTGATATTTCGACCGTCACAACCGGACGGCGTTTTGCCGCAAGCACTTGTCGTCAGCTGAAGAATCAATTCAGCCGGAATTTTAAACAGGTTGAATTTTTACCCGAGACCACGGTTGAAATGATCAACGCACTCGGCGTCGGCTCTTTACGAAAAGCGGCTGTCGAGGGCGACACCAAAGCCGGATGCTTTTTGGCGGGGCAGATTGCGGGAATGGTAAACCGCGAGCAGACCGCCGAGGAGATCATCACCGAGGTTGTCGGACAGGCGGAAACGCTGCTCAAAGGGGCCTGCAAATGGGTCGGATAGCGTTTCTATTCTCGGGGCAGGGCGCGCAGTTTCCGGGTATGGCAAAAGAATTTTACGAAACCGGCGCCATTGTTCGGGAATTGTTTGACGCGGCGGAAGTGATTCGCCCCGGGACTCTGCGGCAGTGTTTTGAAGGCACGCCCGAGGAACTCAAGCAGACCGAAAATACGCAGCCGTGTCTATATTTAGCTGACTTTGCGGCGGCAATTGCGGCGCGTGAAGCGGGAATCAAACCGGACACGGCGGCGGGATTTTCACTCGGCGAGCTGCCCGCGCTGGCGTTCGCCGGAGCTTTCGATCCGTTGGACGGTTTTCGGCTGGTCTGTGAGCGAGGTCGAATCATGGCAAAGTACGCAAGCAAGATCAAAGCGTCGATGATGGCGGTGGTCAAACTGCCGCATGAGACGGTCGAATCCGTTTGCGCCGAATTCGACGGAGTCTGGCCGGTGAACTACAACACACCGGAACAGCTTGTAGTGTCCGGATTGGACGAACAACTGAAGCTGTTTGAGGAAAAAATCCGCGAAAAGGGAGGTCGGTGCGTTCCGCTTGCAGTCGGCGGGGGTTTTCATTCTCCGTTAATGGACGGCGCGGCAGAAGAATTTGAAAAAGCGCTTGAAAAATATGAAATCAGAACACCTGTTTTGCAGTGCTATACCAACTGTACAGGGGAACCGTATACAAAAAACCCGAAATATTTATTAAACCGGCAGATCAATCACCCGGTCCGTTGGCAGCAAACCGTCTCGGCAATGCTCGCCGACGGCGTGACTGTTTTTATCGAGACCGGAGTGGGATCGGTACTGACCAAAATGGTGCAGCGTATGGCTCCCGGGGCCGTCTGGCGTTCGGTGCAGACGCCGCGGGAAATCGAACTCGTTTTGGAGGAACTAAAATGATGTTACAGGGAAAGGTTGCGGTCGTGACCGGCGGTTCACGGGGCATCGGGCGCGCAATCTGCTTGAAATTAGCCGAAGAGGGCGCTTCGGTCGCGTTTTTATTTGCCGGGAATACCGAAAGCGCAGAAAAGACGCTTGCCGAATTAAAAGCGCTCGGAACGAAGGCGGCTTGTTACCGCAGCGATGTCTCGGATTTTGCGGCGGTCTCCGCTGTGTTCGGCGAGATTGTTAAAGAGTTCGGAACCGTCGATATTTTAATCAACAATGCGGGCATCACCTGTGATAAGTTAATGCTAGCGATGATAGAAGACGAATTCGACCGTGTGGTAAATGTCAATTTAAAAGGCGCGTTCAACACCATCAAGCAGGTCTATCCGATTTTTGCGCGCAAGCGTTCGGGTAAGATTATTAACATCTCCTCGATCGCGGGTATCACGGGCAACGCCGGGCAAGTGAATTACGCTTCCGCCAAAGCCGGGTTAA is part of the Oscillospiraceae bacterium genome and encodes:
- a CDS encoding acyl carrier protein yields the protein MVTEKIKSLLVEKLEYDASKITNETIMTDLGIDSLDITELVMDLENEYKIEIELAEDIKTVADLANVIEEKIKG
- a CDS encoding AraC family transcriptional regulator — translated: MIFKLNLEKDFTVNLIGHSICAQGWCIPDRFIPDIEMIAVRSGMMRCRVGENIFDVHESEVILVPPGEVFCQSAPDGPCRAYYTHYSVFTEQLEQADIPSAVTEINEPKSGKTSYFFELKQPSSAEMAVCLPPVIRTGKFRDEVWTLFERALLERNRPAARYQIMISFYIRQILILLYRACLNEAPEAAKGEKEQKKVVQEALHHIKNHYSEEIDIQQLSRRLFVSYQYLTRQFKLSTGVSPVKYLNRLRIDEAKKRIRTTGRTLEQIAREVGFENGYYFSRVFRQYEGISPSKYRSWLNSKNNE
- a CDS encoding alkaline phosphatase family protein; amino-acid sequence: MDHYNALPLQHFAGNLAYCMGFQLPKQFEQPIQWAMDILTDRLSFFADRAVIYHADAVPMYVWQKEISLFAPVYAHTQMALPMCSTVESVTPVAHASMYTGVEPEVHGILTYVRPKLECETLYDVLLAQGKKIAIVAGTDSSFLHIFAGRELDYFEEPNAIRIKETSQRLITENKYDLISIHTFEYDSAAHAFGPESKQALNAISIEAECFDEIVKTIKQHYTDHNTLLCYAPDHGQHETAGNRGSHGSKMIEDMNILHFYGMVRA
- a CDS encoding sigma-70 family RNA polymerase sigma factor — protein: MDPFEKIYRENASRVHAFLFALCGDALLSEELTQETFFQAFSAFHRFKGKSELFTWLAAIAKHTYYKYLRKHNQGLDAINTDLVTDAFCRTNLDNPEDSLIRRAVCDSVKRLVHKLPDKYRDVVILRIYAELPFTEVAEALGISENSAKVIYFRAKKMLTEELKNELEL
- a CDS encoding nitronate monooxygenase; its protein translation is MIKSIICERLGIRYPVFQGGMAWIADGKLAAAVSNAGGLGLISAMNAGPDYLREQISVARSLTDQPFGVNIMLQSPFAEQVADVVAEEKVKVVTTGAGMPTDFMARWKAAGVVIIPVIASVAMAQKMEKLGADSVIAEGEESGGHIGELTTMAMVPQVCDAVKIPVIAAGGIGDGRGMAAALMLGACAVQMGTRFLVAKECGVHQNYKDMVLKATDISTVTTGRRFAASTCRQLKNQFSRNFKQVEFLPETTVEMINALGVGSLRKAAVEGDTKAGCFLAGQIAGMVNREQTAEEIITEVVGQAETLLKGACKWVG
- a CDS encoding zinc-ribbon domain containing protein, which translates into the protein MYKDKILTCKDCGQQFTFTASEQEFHAEKGFTNEPQRCKACRSARKASTGGGNGAGPRKMYDAVCAECGKSCKVPFEPRSDRPVYCSDCFRKQ
- the fabG gene encoding 3-oxoacyl-[acyl-carrier-protein] reductase, with product MMLQGKVAVVTGGSRGIGRAICLKLAEEGASVAFLFAGNTESAEKTLAELKALGTKAACYRSDVSDFAAVSAVFGEIVKEFGTVDILINNAGITCDKLMLAMIEDEFDRVVNVNLKGAFNTIKQVYPIFARKRSGKIINISSIAGITGNAGQVNYASAKAGLIGLTKSVARELAGRGICCNAVAPGFIETDMTAATPLNQQMLASVPLNRMGKPEEVAELVSFLASPKSDYITGSVIQIDGGLAM
- a CDS encoding zf-HC2 domain-containing protein, producing MNLNCDAVLDMITLYRDNTLSVSTREAVREHLRVCSACRKQYQQYARTAKLTVRRPEVSDINIGSGYDDLSHRLKKQHSLRIGFLAGCACVTLAAVAVSILRKKRESHKKLT
- a CDS encoding beta-ketoacyl-ACP synthase III yields the protein MSFKIVGTGMCVPERIVTNDELSQLVDTNDEWISQRVGVRQRHICTSETTTDLAFTAAKRALDDCGMKAEELDLILAATVSGDTVTPSLSCVIQKRLGVHCMAMDISAACSAFVFLLETAACFFARGTSHSEYQNILVVGAERLSRITDWEDRSSCVIFGDGAGAAVLSRGENYLDAVFTVTGDENALRVPNYAGKSPFSMLAPESPYIHMSGQEVYKYAVLSMAQDIGTLLTRNGLSADALKFIIPHQANRRIIEAAAERSGIPINKFVINIDRYGNTSSASIPIALDELNKEGKLEKGDLLLLTAFGGGLASASCLLKW
- a CDS encoding ACP S-malonyltransferase, with product MGRIAFLFSGQGAQFPGMAKEFYETGAIVRELFDAAEVIRPGTLRQCFEGTPEELKQTENTQPCLYLADFAAAIAAREAGIKPDTAAGFSLGELPALAFAGAFDPLDGFRLVCERGRIMAKYASKIKASMMAVVKLPHETVESVCAEFDGVWPVNYNTPEQLVVSGLDEQLKLFEEKIREKGGRCVPLAVGGGFHSPLMDGAAEEFEKALEKYEIRTPVLQCYTNCTGEPYTKNPKYLLNRQINHPVRWQQTVSAMLADGVTVFIETGVGSVLTKMVQRMAPGAVWRSVQTPREIELVLEELK